In Sulfitobacter sp. W027, a single window of DNA contains:
- a CDS encoding dihydrodipicolinate synthase family protein, with translation MDRNSVDWTGYIPAITTPFDRKGRLDLDAFDGQMEWLSAERMHGVILAGTSGEWFSMSSKERAALFEAGARYRKDGLWVIGACNSYTSAEAITHARAAEEAGLDGILITPPPYVVPNRREIVNFYSAVSDATDIPMTVYNWPRGCIVDMDTDLLDELADINNVVAIKNSTGNFAGFLTGMYRLEDRVRYFGLPTSELGADLALLGHGDGLMGSGGVLGADHPDFWRAITAGDRTRAIELGERDRVIMTEWFRPDYGVQFGNQQAIMKTALRLRGVPAGFVRDPLMELSTSEVARIEATLHKLGIKTQALA, from the coding sequence ATGGACCGTAATTCTGTCGACTGGACCGGATATATCCCGGCCATCACCACCCCCTTTGACCGCAAGGGACGTCTCGATCTTGATGCCTTCGACGGGCAGATGGAATGGCTAAGTGCTGAACGTATGCACGGTGTCATTCTTGCTGGCACAAGCGGCGAGTGGTTCAGCATGAGCTCAAAGGAACGCGCGGCTCTCTTCGAGGCCGGGGCGCGCTACCGCAAAGATGGGCTCTGGGTCATCGGTGCCTGCAATTCCTACACGTCTGCCGAGGCGATCACCCATGCGCGTGCGGCGGAAGAGGCGGGGCTCGACGGTATCCTGATCACCCCTCCGCCCTATGTCGTGCCGAACCGACGCGAGATCGTTAATTTTTACAGCGCGGTGTCGGATGCGACCGACATTCCGATGACAGTCTACAACTGGCCGCGCGGGTGTATTGTCGACATGGACACGGATCTGCTGGACGAGTTGGCGGATATTAACAATGTTGTGGCGATCAAGAACTCGACCGGCAATTTTGCAGGCTTCCTGACCGGCATGTATCGCTTGGAGGACCGGGTGCGCTACTTCGGCCTGCCGACCAGTGAACTGGGGGCCGATCTGGCGCTTCTCGGGCATGGTGACGGTCTGATGGGATCGGGCGGTGTCTTGGGGGCGGATCATCCGGACTTCTGGCGCGCGATTACCGCTGGTGACCGGACCCGTGCGATCGAGTTGGGCGAAAGAGACAGGGTGATTATGACGGAATGGTTCCGGCCCGATTACGGCGTCCAGTTCGGCAATCAACAGGCGATCATGAAAACCGCCCTGCGTCTGCGCGGCGTTCCGGCCGGCTTCGTGCGTGATCCGCTGATGGAGCTTTCCACCAGCGAGGTGGCGCGGATCGAAGCGACGCTGCACAAGCTGGGAATTAAAACCCAAGCTCTGGCCTGA
- a CDS encoding (2Fe-2S)-binding protein: MVKARRLATKRGGDLRITFEGETITAFEGETLASALLAAGVAAFSLTRTGEPRLPFCNMGTCFDCAVRVDDRELVRACLTDVREGMQVRRQEVK, translated from the coding sequence ATGGTCAAGGCACGGCGACTGGCAACGAAACGCGGCGGTGACTTGCGGATTACCTTCGAAGGCGAAACCATCACGGCTTTTGAGGGGGAGACACTGGCTTCGGCCCTGTTGGCCGCGGGCGTTGCCGCCTTCAGTCTGACGCGGACGGGCGAACCCCGACTGCCATTTTGCAACATGGGCACCTGTTTCGACTGTGCCGTACGGGTCGATGATCGGGAGCTTGTACGCGCGTGCCTGACCGACGTGCGTGAGGGCATGCAGGTGAGACGGCAGGAGGTCAAATGA
- a CDS encoding FAD-binding oxidoreductase codes for MTRGYDTIVIGGGLLGCATAWMIARDGGRVLLVERDQINQHASGSNAGSLHFQLEYRMIERGVEAARKAAEAMPLHLQAAQLWSDLPGLCGQDIEVKQTGGLMIAENAQQVELLERKTEIERSWGLDNRMIDRAEIDRIAPYLSDRVVAAALCPTEGKADARTAGPALARAALQAGAEIKTRTEVTGLVRQGGRWHVSVATAESAQRAIAESVVIAAGVWTTRMGQMMGAHLPTIPLALMMTVTQRVPKLIPHLVQHAGGRLSLKQALDGNILIGGGWPARLIRHRDGEPNFDAKPELLTTSLSGNADMAIRVLPDLSRIPAIRSWVGTTTVTPDQLPLVGPVPGQPGAFVATGGSAFTLGPSFAQALAALIECRLPETDLQAFDPARYGRQ; via the coding sequence ATGACCCGTGGTTACGATACAATTGTCATCGGCGGCGGCCTGCTCGGCTGCGCCACCGCCTGGATGATTGCCCGGGACGGTGGACGGGTCCTCCTGGTTGAACGCGACCAGATCAATCAACACGCTTCCGGCAGCAATGCCGGAAGCCTTCATTTCCAACTCGAATACCGGATGATCGAACGCGGGGTCGAAGCGGCACGCAAAGCCGCGGAAGCGATGCCTTTGCACCTGCAGGCGGCCCAGCTCTGGTCCGACCTGCCGGGCCTCTGCGGACAGGACATAGAGGTCAAGCAGACCGGCGGGCTGATGATTGCAGAAAATGCCCAGCAAGTGGAATTGCTGGAGCGAAAAACCGAGATCGAGCGTAGCTGGGGGCTCGACAACCGGATGATCGACCGGGCGGAAATCGACCGGATTGCCCCCTATCTGTCGGACCGCGTGGTGGCGGCGGCCCTTTGCCCGACCGAGGGCAAGGCCGATGCGCGCACCGCTGGTCCCGCCTTGGCCCGCGCCGCTTTACAGGCCGGGGCAGAGATCAAGACCCGGACCGAGGTGACAGGGCTCGTCCGTCAGGGAGGGCGCTGGCATGTGTCCGTGGCAACGGCGGAAAGCGCACAGAGGGCCATTGCCGAGAGTGTGGTGATCGCGGCGGGTGTTTGGACGACGCGAATGGGACAGATGATGGGAGCGCATCTGCCGACAATCCCGCTGGCGCTGATGATGACGGTCACGCAGCGCGTGCCGAAACTGATCCCGCATCTCGTGCAACATGCCGGCGGGCGGTTGTCGCTGAAACAGGCGCTGGACGGCAATATTCTGATCGGTGGCGGCTGGCCGGCACGGCTGATCCGTCACCGGGACGGCGAACCGAACTTCGACGCCAAGCCAGAGCTGTTGACGACGTCCCTGTCCGGCAATGCCGATATGGCGATCCGGGTGCTGCCCGATCTGTCGCGAATCCCGGCGATCCGCAGCTGGGTCGGCACCACGACGGTGACACCGGATCAATTGCCGCTGGTCGGGCCCGTCCCGGGGCAACCCGGGGCCTTCGTAGCAACCGGGGGATCAGCTTTTACCCTTGGGCCAAGCTTCGCCCAGGCGCTGGCTGCTCTGATCGAGTGTCGACTGCCGGAAACGGATTTGCAGGCGTTCGATCCGGCACGCTACGGGAGGCAATAA